One window from the genome of Epinephelus fuscoguttatus linkage group LG3, E.fuscoguttatus.final_Chr_v1 encodes:
- the LOC125885568 gene encoding histone H2B 1/2-like — MPEPAKTAPKKGSKKGATKGASKGGSKRRRPRRESYAIYVYKVLKQVHPDTGISSKAMGIMNSFVSDIFERIAGEASRLAQYNKRTTITSREIQTAVRLLLPGELAKHAVSEGTKAVTKYTSSK, encoded by the coding sequence ATGCCCGAGCCAGCAAAGACTGCCCCTAAGAAGGGCTCCAAGAAGGGTGCGACCAAGGGTGCCAGCAAAGGAGGCAGCAAGAGGAGAAGGCCCAGGAGGGAGAGTTATGCCATCTACGTGTACAAGGTGCTGAAGCAGGTCCATCCCGACACCGGCATCTCGTCCAAGGCCATGGGCATCATGAACTCCTTCGTGAGCGACATCTTTGAGCGTATCGCAGGTGAGGCGTCTCGTCTGGCTCAGTACAACAAGCGTACCACCATCACCTCCAGGGAGATCCAGACTGCCGTGCGCCTCCTGCTCCCCGGGGAGTTGGCCAAGCACGCAGTGTCTGAAGGCACCAAGGCTGTGACCAAGTACACCAGCTCCAAGTAA
- the LOC125885785 gene encoding histone H4, with amino-acid sequence MSGRGKGGKGLGKGGAKRHRKVLRDNIQGITKPAIRRLARRGGVKRISGLIYEETRGVLKVFLENVIRDAVTYTEHAKRKTVTAMDVVYALKRQGRTLYGFGG; translated from the coding sequence ATGAGTGGAAGAGGAAAAGGCGGGAAGGGACTCGGCAAAGGAGGCGCAAAGCGTCATCGCAAAGTCCTCCGCGACAACATCCAGGGAATCACCAAGCCCGCCATCCGCCGTCTGGCTCGCCGTGGTGGCGTGAAGCGTATTTCCGGCCTGATCTACGAGGAGACCCGCGGTGTGTTGAAGGTGTTTCTGGAGAACGTGATCCGTGATGCAGTCACCTACACCGAGCACGCTAAGCGGAAGACTGTAACCGCCATGGATGTGGTTTACGCCCTGAAGAGACAGGGACGCACCCTGTATGGCTTCGGCGGTTAA
- the LOC125886422 gene encoding histone H2B-like — translation MPEPAKSAPKKGSKKGATKAPGKPGSKRRRPRRESYAIYVYKVLKQVHPDTGISSKAMGIMNSFVSDIFERIAGEASRLAQYNKRTTITSREIQTAVRLLLPGELAKHAVSEGTKAVTKYTSSK, via the coding sequence ATGCCTGAGCCAGCGAAATCCGCCCCTAAGAAGGGCTCCAAGAAGGGTGCGACCAAGGCCCCCGGCAAACCTGGCAGCAAGAGGCGAAGGCCCAGGAGGGAGAGTTATGCCATCTACGTGTACAAGGTGCTGAAGCAGGTCCATCCCGACACTGGCATCTCGTCCAAGGCCATGGGCATCATGAACTCCTTCGTGAGCGACATCTTTGAGCGTATCGCAGGTGAGGCGTCTCGTCTGGCTCAGTACAACAAGCGTACCACCATCACCTCCAGGGAGATCCAGACCGCCGTGCGCCTCCTGCTCCCCGGGGAGTTGGCCAAGCACGCAGTGTCTGAAGGCACCAAGGCTGTGACCAAGTACACCAGCTCCAAGTAA